A DNA window from Bacteroides cellulosilyticus contains the following coding sequences:
- a CDS encoding aldose 1-epimerase family protein — translation METLFNGRLSIEVSAHGAELCSIFSNGKEYLWQADPAFWKRHSPVLFPIVGSVWENKYRNEGTTYVLTQHGFARDMEFTLISEENDEVRYQLVSNEETLKKYPFPFRLTIGYRIREKKVDVMWEVENTGEKEMHFQIGAHPAFYYPDFDAETQERGFFGFNKKSGLKYILISEKGCADPDTQYPLKLTNDLLPLDTHTFDKDALILEGSQVRRVTLYNKEKSPYLSLHFDAPVVGLWSPPAKNAPFVCIEPWYGRCDKAHYTGEYKDKDWIQHLQPEEIFRGKYTIEIEE, via the coding sequence ATGGAAACACTCTTTAATGGACGACTCAGCATTGAAGTCTCTGCACATGGAGCAGAGCTATGCAGTATTTTTTCTAACGGAAAAGAATATCTATGGCAGGCAGATCCTGCATTCTGGAAACGCCATTCGCCAGTACTCTTCCCGATTGTAGGAAGCGTATGGGAGAATAAATATCGAAACGAAGGCACCACTTATGTCCTCACTCAGCATGGATTTGCCCGCGACATGGAGTTCACACTGATATCCGAGGAAAACGATGAAGTCCGCTACCAGCTTGTCAGCAACGAAGAAACGCTCAAGAAATATCCTTTCCCATTCCGTCTCACCATCGGCTATCGCATTCGCGAGAAGAAGGTCGATGTCATGTGGGAAGTAGAGAATACCGGGGAGAAGGAAATGCACTTCCAGATTGGTGCACATCCGGCATTCTACTATCCGGATTTCGATGCCGAAACGCAAGAACGGGGGTTCTTCGGTTTCAATAAGAAAAGCGGACTGAAATACATACTTATTTCTGAAAAAGGATGTGCCGACCCGGACACCCAATATCCTCTGAAACTGACAAACGATTTGTTGCCATTGGATACACATACATTTGACAAAGATGCACTTATATTGGAGGGAAGCCAGGTGCGGCGGGTTACTCTATATAACAAGGAAAAATCCCCTTATCTCAGCCTCCATTTCGATGCACCTGTTGTCGGACTGTGGTCGCCACCTGCCAAAAATGCCCCGTTTGTCTGTATTGAACCATGGTACGGTCGTTGCGACAAAGCACATTATACAGGAGAGTATAAAGATAAGGATTGGATACAGCATCTGCAACCCGAAGAGATATTCAGGGGAAAATATACCATTGAAATAGAAGAGTAA
- a CDS encoding GH32 C-terminal domain-containing protein, translating into MNLKNNLWTVRWTLTFIIGTIWSVFSCQAINPPFVIKHLGDGQSIVQIENQKKFLLLPVEEASPEAKLYMIADNDVVRNMNVRLAINKVDYFVPVDLSGFDDKSLSFNFQLIPDTAVCWDEMKLSNEFDTSNRESFRPLYHFTPQYGWMNDPNGMVYKDGVYHLFYQYNPYGSFWGNLSWGHTTSTDLVSWEHQPVAIAPDALGAIFSGSCVVDKDNTAGFGAGAIIAFYTSASERQVQSMAYSLDNGKTFKKYARNPILTSTQRDFRDPKVFWHDTTDKWIMVLAVGQEMQFYSSANLKDWTYESSFGEGQGAHGGVWECPDLIELPIEGTELKKWVLICNINPGGPFGGSAAQYFVGMFDGKTFVNESPKMTKWMDWGKDHYAAVTWSNAPEGRHIALAWMSNWQYANDVPTMQYRSANSVPRDLSLYTSAGETYLKSSPSRELLKLRGKEEKKHSFKVDRTYNMDKLLSDNTGTYEIEMTIKNRNAEVIGFQLFNSKGEEVDIYYNLVEKKFAMDRSKSGIVSFSPDFPVLTLAPIEGNSEMTLRLFVDKSSIEAFGDDGRFAMTNLVFPSEPYNRISFYAKGGSYAVSSFKVYKLK; encoded by the coding sequence ATGAATTTAAAAAACAATTTGTGGACTGTGCGATGGACCCTTACCTTTATAATAGGTACAATCTGGTCTGTCTTTTCGTGTCAGGCTATTAATCCTCCTTTCGTGATTAAACATTTAGGTGACGGACAGAGTATTGTCCAGATTGAGAACCAGAAGAAATTTTTGTTGCTTCCCGTGGAAGAGGCTTCTCCGGAAGCAAAACTGTATATGATAGCAGATAATGACGTAGTGCGCAATATGAATGTTCGTCTGGCTATAAATAAGGTGGACTATTTTGTTCCGGTAGATCTCTCAGGATTTGATGATAAATCACTTTCCTTCAACTTTCAGTTGATACCCGATACGGCTGTTTGCTGGGATGAAATGAAACTTTCCAATGAGTTTGATACATCCAATCGCGAGAGTTTCCGTCCGCTTTATCACTTCACTCCTCAATATGGCTGGATGAATGATCCGAATGGTATGGTATATAAAGATGGCGTTTATCATTTGTTCTATCAATACAATCCGTATGGTTCATTCTGGGGAAACCTGAGCTGGGGACATACCACCAGCACCGACCTCGTTTCCTGGGAACATCAGCCTGTAGCTATCGCCCCCGATGCACTCGGTGCTATCTTCAGCGGTTCTTGCGTAGTAGATAAGGATAATACGGCTGGTTTCGGTGCCGGAGCCATCATCGCTTTCTATACTTCGGCAAGCGAACGCCAGGTGCAGAGCATGGCTTATAGCCTTGATAATGGAAAGACTTTCAAAAAGTATGCGCGTAATCCGATTCTGACTTCTACACAGCGAGACTTTCGCGATCCGAAAGTATTCTGGCATGATACTACTGACAAATGGATTATGGTTCTTGCTGTGGGACAGGAAATGCAGTTCTACTCTTCGGCCAATCTGAAAGACTGGACTTATGAAAGTAGTTTCGGTGAAGGACAGGGAGCTCATGGAGGCGTTTGGGAATGCCCCGACCTGATTGAATTACCTATTGAAGGCACGGAACTGAAAAAATGGGTATTGATATGTAATATTAATCCGGGAGGACCTTTCGGTGGTAGTGCTGCCCAGTACTTTGTAGGAATGTTTGATGGAAAAACATTCGTAAATGAATCTCCGAAAATGACGAAATGGATGGACTGGGGAAAAGATCATTATGCTGCTGTAACCTGGAGTAATGCACCTGAAGGACGACATATCGCATTGGCATGGATGAGCAACTGGCAGTATGCCAATGATGTGCCTACCATGCAATATCGTAGTGCAAATTCTGTTCCCCGTGATCTGAGCCTCTATACTTCGGCGGGTGAGACCTATTTGAAATCTTCCCCTTCGCGAGAACTGCTGAAACTGCGTGGAAAAGAAGAAAAGAAGCATTCCTTCAAGGTGGACCGTACTTATAATATGGACAAACTGCTTTCGGATAATACAGGTACGTATGAAATTGAAATGACGATTAAGAACAGAAATGCAGAAGTCATTGGCTTCCAACTTTTCAATTCAAAAGGAGAAGAAGTGGATATTTACTATAATCTGGTAGAGAAGAAGTTTGCGATGGATCGTAGTAAGAGCGGAATCGTATCATTCAGTCCGGACTTTCCGGTGCTGACTCTTGCCCCGATAGAAGGCAATTCGGAAATGACGCTACGTCTTTTCGTTGATAAATCAAGTATTGAAGCGTTTGGCGATGACGGACGTTTCGCAATGACAAACCTTGTGTTTCCTTCGGAACCTTACAACCGTATCAGCTTCTATGCCAAAGGTGGTAGCTATGCGGTAAGTTCATTCAAGGTTTATAAGTTGAAATAA